DNA sequence from the Nitrospira sp. genome:
CATGTCGGGTGGCGCGGTGGTCCTGGCCTACGCCTGTTATCGGTTCTTTTCCGGGAAGAGCCAGGAGGAGCGGGCCTACTACGACTGGGTTGGCTACGTGTTTTTGTTTGTGACGGTCTGCGCATTGCTGCCGATGCCGTTCGCCGGCTATTGGTTGATGCGTTCCGTCTATGCGTACAGTCAGAGCATGGGTGTCACGATGATGGGCGGGTTGCTGACCTGGCTCTTCGTGGTGCAGGCGTTGTTGATCGGCGCTCTCTTTCTCGGGGTGAATTACTATCTGTGGCAGAGTATGGGGCGGATTCGTGGTGGAGAGCGTTATCAGCCCTACTATCAATATTTGCTGCTCGCCCTGACGGGTTGTCTGTTTATCTGGTTGACGCCGCACACGATTCTGATGACCGGGACGGAAGTCAAAGCCATGGGCGGGGCACAGCATCCCGTAATTGGAAACTACGGTGTCATGTCGTCGAAGAACGGGGCGGTCAATGTGATGATCTGCATCACTGCGTTGAGTTACATCTTTTATCGACGCGCAAATCGAACGATGACGATCTCATGGGCCAAAGCAGGAAACGTCATTCTGGGGGCTCTGTTCGGCCTCGGAACCGCGCACATCATCGGCCTATCGGTCTATGGATTCTATCTTCCCGCCAGTCTCCGCGTCGGGCTGTCGGGTCCACAGGCCGTCACCACGTTACTCGTAGTCACACTGGGCTTGCTGTTGAACCGGCGTATGTTGCGCGGTGCCACGATTCACGGTCCTGTGCAATGGGGGCAGATTTCGGTTCGCGGCATGGTGGGCTTGTTCGGGTTGGCGGCGGCGTTTACCTGGGTGATGGGGTTGATGGGGTATATCCGCTCTTCCGGCCGGTTGGCCTGGCATGTCAATGAGTTGATGCCGGATACGTCGCCGTGGGCGTTTACGCCATCGCTCGGGTTCGCTGCCAAAATGGTCACGATCAATATGGCCTTGTTTTGGGGGGCGGTATTTTTCCTGTTCTGGGTCTGTCAGCGCGGACAGCAGCCGGTGATGCATGAGGATGTGAGTGCGGAGAAGGAGGCAGGCTTTCTGCCGTCTCCGTCTCATGAGGGCTAAGGACGTTGATGAAGGAATGTGAAATGACTATGAGGAAGTTTGTCGCGGCGATCGGCTTCTTGGGTGTGGTGGGAGTGTGCAGTGTGACGGGATCCGTTGCTCCGGCCTATGCAGGTGAGGCCGGCGTGTTGGTGCTGGAGGATTTTCAGTCGGCGGATCAGGATGGGTTTCCGATCGATTGGCAGCATGAGAACCAGCGTAGTCAGGCCAAGGGGCGCGATGCCTACAAGATTCAGTCGCAGGACGGGAAAAAGTTTCTCGCTGCCAAGGATGCCGGGCAGCGTGTGAAGAAACGCAAAATCGACTGGGACCCGAAGGTCTACCCGGTACTGACCTGGCGGTGGCGTCTCCATAAGGCACCAACCGGGTCGGAGCCGATTGCCGCGCTCTATGCTTCCCTGGATACTGATTTGATGTTCATCCCGGTATTTACGAAATACATCTGGAGCGCCGGAAAGCCGGAGGGGACGTTTGTTGAGGGGGGGATGTTCAGTGGATCCGAGTTGGTCGTGCAGAGCGGGGTGGTTCCGGTCGGGGAATGGGTCGAAGAGCGCGTGAATGTCTACGAGGACTTCAAGCGTATTCATAAGCATGAACCCGCGGAGAAAGCCTGGGGAATTTCGCTGTTTGCCGGCCCCGGTGTCGAGATCGATTTTGGCGCGGTTACGGTCAGTCAGGCCAAGTGAGTGTCTCCGCGGTTTCTACAACGATGAGGTCTGCATGTCAGCGTTGAACCGACCTTCGACCAGCGCGCTGGTCGACGTCGTATTCGGTGTCGTCGTCATGGGCACCGTCGGTGCCCTGATCGGCACGATTTTGGGCGGCTCGTCCATTCCCCTGGCATCCGGATTAGGATTGGTGCTTGGCGCGGTGGTTGGTTTTCTCGGTGGGCGCCGCTTCCTGGTCAGTATCCTGGTCGGTACGGTACTCGGTGGCCTGTTGGCGTGGTTTATTGCCGGAATTGAGAAGGTCTCGTTCGGGGCAGGGGCCGGCGCGGCGATGGGGGGATTTCTCGGCGTGCAGATTTCGATGTTGTTGGATGTGCGGGCAGCGAGAAAGGCTGCGGCACTGGAAGCGAGTAGTGACGAGGCTTCGGCTGACTCGGCGGTTATTAAATCCTGAGGTGCGAGTAACGAGATGGAAAATAGGGGTGTGCTGATCGGGTCGATCATCTTTGTGTTCGGGTCGTTTATTTTGATGATTGGCGGGCTGGTCTACGAATCCTATAAGGCGAAGCAGTTGCGCCAGCAGGTGCTTTCGATCACCACGGAGGTCAAGCCGGTTGCCGCGGCCGCCGCGCAGGACTTCTCGATGTATAAGACGCTTGTCGGCGATGACGGACGTGAGATGGTGCAAGTGTCTGAAGGGCCGTTTGTGATGGGCAGTCGAGATAACGATAGTGATCCGGATGAAAAGCCTGAGCATCAGGTCTACTTGAAATCGTATTTCCTGGACAGGCACGAGGTCACGCAGGATGCCTATGATCGTTTCGCCAAGATGACGAAGCGAATCAAGCGGAAGATCGAAGTGTTTGAAGAGGACCCTGCCAAATTGTTGAAGCCGGAATATCCGATGATCGCCGTGACATGGGACGATGCCGAGGCCTATTGCAAATGGGCCGGCAAGCGGCT
Encoded proteins:
- a CDS encoding cytochrome ubiquinol oxidase subunit I, giving the protein MIKRLPLPSVILLLCGLLVAASVLLLNPPLLVAADPSADVYFHTPGVPDGPSAPTANENHYPQVGSLDSRLLMWFIIQQHTYFGGFVLALPIFCVLLEFLGLVARNPAMAVRYDGLAQDLLKVALLALSVTAAVGSVMLTMFITLYPSFMQYMGGTFKVMMPLYALVFVGTTFLTIAYYYSWDRMAAPGSKWVHLSIGVLAVVFGTSLLLLANAWSAFMMAPSGVDGQGRYLGNPWHLLRSALWNPLNLHRFLADIMSGGAVVLAYACYRFFSGKSQEERAYYDWVGYVFLFVTVCALLPMPFAGYWLMRSVYAYSQSMGVTMMGGLLTWLFVVQALLIGALFLGVNYYLWQSMGRIRGGERYQPYYQYLLLALTGCLFIWLTPHTILMTGTEVKAMGGAQHPVIGNYGVMSSKNGAVNVMICITALSYIFYRRANRTMTISWAKAGNVILGALFGLGTAHIIGLSVYGFYLPASLRVGLSGPQAVTTLLVVTLGLLLNRRMLRGATIHGPVQWGQISVRGMVGLFGLAAAFTWVMGLMGYIRSSGRLAWHVNELMPDTSPWAFTPSLGFAAKMVTINMALFWGAVFFLFWVCQRGQQPVMHEDVSAEKEAGFLPSPSHEG
- a CDS encoding DUF3047 domain-containing protein — translated: MRKFVAAIGFLGVVGVCSVTGSVAPAYAGEAGVLVLEDFQSADQDGFPIDWQHENQRSQAKGRDAYKIQSQDGKKFLAAKDAGQRVKKRKIDWDPKVYPVLTWRWRLHKAPTGSEPIAALYASLDTDLMFIPVFTKYIWSAGKPEGTFVEGGMFSGSELVVQSGVVPVGEWVEERVNVYEDFKRIHKHEPAEKAWGISLFAGPGVEIDFGAVTVSQAK
- a CDS encoding formylglycine-generating enzyme family protein, with product MENRGVLIGSIIFVFGSFILMIGGLVYESYKAKQLRQQVLSITTEVKPVAAAAAQDFSMYKTLVGDDGREMVQVSEGPFVMGSRDNDSDPDEKPEHQVYLKSYFLDRHEVTQDAYDRFAKMTKRIKRKIEVFEEDPAKLLKPEYPMIAVTWDDAEAYCKWAGKRLPTEAEWEKAARGEGKRRYAWGEEFMVGYANIDGNEDGFRYLAPPGSFESGRSPYGIYDMTGNVGEWVADFYDENSYRGSPYRDPKGPDQGEQRVIRGGSWRETKRNVRASKRFQAKPWRHDITVGFRCAKDIEADVVVK